From the genome of Rhizobacter sp. AJA081-3:
GCCGCCCTCGGCCTTCTTGTCCAGTCGCATCAGCTCGAGCCAGCGAGACACTCCGAGATCGGGCGCACGCACCGGCAGACCGACACGCCCCACGACATCGCGGATGCGCTTCGCATAGACCGCGTCGATCAGGCCGAGCCGGCGCGACAGTTCGGCCGCCATCACCATGCCGCAGCCGACTGCCTCGCCGTGGAGCCACGAGCCGAAGCCAAGGCCGGCTTCGATGGCGTGGCCGAAGGTGTGGCCGAAGTTCAGGATGGCACGCAGGCCGGATTCGCGCTCGTCCTGCGCCACCACGTGGGCCTTGATCTCGCACGAACGCTTCACGGCGTGGGCCAGTGCTGCTGGATCGAGCGCTACCAAGGCATCGACATGCGCCTCGATCCAGAGGAAGAACGCCTCGTCTGCGATCGGGCCGTACTTGATCACCTCGGCGAGGCCCGCGGCGATCTCGCGTTGCGGCAAGGTCTTCAGTGTCTGCAAGTCGGCGATCACTCGCACCGGCTGGTAGAAGGCGCCGATCATGTTCTTGCCGAGCGGATGGTTGATCGCAGTCTTGCCACCCACCGACGAGTCCACCTGGGCGAGCAGCGTGGTGGGCACCTGGACGAAGGGTACGCCGCGCATGTAGCTCGCGGCAGCGAAGCCTGTCATGTCGCCGACCACGCCGCCGCCGAGCGCGAAGAGCACCGTCTTGCGATCGCAACCCGCGCCGAGCAAGGCATCGAAAATCTGATTGAGCGTGGCCCAATCCTTGTGGGCCTCGCCGTCGGGTAACTCGACGAGGTGGACGCGGCGGTATCGTGCCGCGAGTGCGGCCTTGAGCGCTGGCGCGTACAACGGGGCGACCGTCGAGTTCGTGACGATCATGGCATCCGTCGCGCGCGGCAGCCCTTCGTAGCTCGAAGGTACGCGGAGCAGGTCGTTGCCGATCAGGATGTCGTAGCTGCGGCTTTCCAGTTCGATGGGAACGATTGCGGTCTGCGTTTGACTCATTCCGTGAGTCTACGTCCCTCTAACTGGCTATTCCGTTTCAGGGCCGCGCAGGGGATCCACGGGGGAATGAACGAGATTGGGCTCGACAATGCCCGCGAGTTCCAACTGCATCAGGATCATGTTCACTAGTGTGTTCACCGAAGGTCGCCCGGTCTCTATGACAAAGTGGCTGCATTCCCTGTAGAGCGGATCGCGCTCAGCGTAGAGATTGCGGAGCCGAGTCAGCGGGTCGGCCACCTGGAGCAGCGGTCTGTGGGTGTCGTGCCGAAGCCTGCGATGCAGTTCCTCTGGCGTGGACCGGAGGTAAACCACCGTACAGCGGCTGTGCAATGCGAGTCGGTTCGCCTCACGCAAACAAGCGCCGCCGCCCGTGGCGATGACCCGGGAGCCCGTCTGGGACGTGAGTTCCTGGATCACCAACTGCTCAAGATCGCGGAATCTGTCCTCACCCTCACGTTCAAAGTAGCCGCGAATCGATTCTCCGATTCGCTTCTCGATCAAGGTGTCCGAGTCAACGAATCCCCAACCAAGCCGACGCGCTAAGTGTCTACCGACAGTGGATTTCCCACCGCCGGGCATGCCGGTCAGGGCGATAGGGAGTGGCAAACCTTAGTTCGGATTCGTACAGCTAGTGGAGACACCATACGGACTCACCGCGTAAGCCGGAGGCACATCCCTGTTCTTGATGGAAGCGGCATCAACTGGCACCGGAGCCAGTGTGTACACAGCACGCCCTTCGGTGCCCGAGATGCCTGACGCCGAAACGGTGATAACCGCATCGACCCAACTGCCGTGATCCTGGTTATACGTAACCTCGAGGATGACACTGCCCGTGGCATCCGTCTTGCTCGAAAGCAGCCTGACACTGACATCAGCCTTTCTCGGCTCCAGCGTTCCATTGCTGTTGAAGTCTTCGCCGCTTTCGAGAACACCATTGCGGTTTGTATCCTCATTGACGCAGACGGTATCGCTGACCTTGCCCCAGGCTGTGGTGCCGAGAGCGTAAGCCCCCTTGCGATAGCGTGGCAGATCGATGGAGGCGACGATATCAACGTCTGGCGTGACGGCGCCGGAAGAGTCCACTACCACCACGTTGAACTGCTTCGTGTAGGTCAGTCTGCCTACGAGAATCTCAGCGTTCGTTCCGATCGTGACGCTCAGCGGTTCCGAAGTCACGGTCAGGGTCTGTGTTGCATTCGTCGTGCAGTTCAACAGGTTCGGATCCGAGTCGCTCACACCGTAGCAGGCTCGAACCGTCACGCCGTTGGTGGGGCTGGATCTCGTACCTGGCACGTAGGCCGTCGTTACGATGCCGTTGGCGTCGCTATACAGGGTCTGCGTACCGCTCCCCGCCGTGAACGTACCGCCGATGTTCTGAGGGTCGCCATTGAGGTCGAAGCGTACACGCACGTTGGGAACTGGCACGTTCCCAGTGCCAAGGAACAGCGCGCGAATTTCCGACCGATTGGAACTGCTGTTGGGCAGATTAACCGCAACGACACTCGGATTGGCCGAAATTGAAGCGGATGCAATAGGCACGCTCACGCCCGGTACCGTGCTGGTAGCTTGGACTTGCACGGTCTGGATGTCAGAGACGCCGGCGATGTTTGCGTTCACCTGGAACGACCCCGCCGCCGCCGGCGCAGTGTAGTTGTAGACGAAATCTCCATTCGTCCCGGTCGTTCCGGTGACTTGCGGCGGCGTCAGGCCGGCAGCCGTGATCTGCACCGTCTCGCCGACCATCGGGCTACCGGATTGGTCAACGACGCGGTACTGCACGTTTCCGGCGGCTGACGGCGCGATCACCGCCGGCGCGAGAACGCTGCTGATCTTGGTTCCCACCACCTGCACCGTGGCGGTCTTGCTGACCGAACCTGAGACAGCGGACACCGTGATGACACGGTTGGACCGATTGCTCCCGATCGAGAGCGTGGAAGTCAGCGTGCCATCGGTTCCTGTCGAGGTCGACGTCGACGAGACAATAGCATCGGAGTCTGCGCTTATGGTCACTGGGACACTGGCCAGCGTGTTGCGGCTAGCGTCGATGGCTGTTGCCGTAACGGTGATCGTCGAGGAACCCGTGTTGGCAAGTTGCGTGGCACTCAGGGTGAGCACCAAGTCGGCGACGCTTGAAGTGCCCCCACCGCCGGTTCCCGGAGTGAATGGGGAGTCCCCTGCCCCGCTACTGCCGCCGCACGAAGCCAGCAGGAACGCGCACATCAGAACCCAGATTGCATTGACCAGCTTCATCACTCGGACTCGCTCTCTTGCAAAGTTATTTCGACAGGCGCCGCTTACGGCGCTGTGGCGCGCTCCGTCACGACCTTGGGCGTGAGGAAGATCAGCAGTTCAGTACGCTGCGACGACTTGGTGGTGGTCTTGAACAGGTTGCCCAGAACCGGCACGTCACCCAGGAACGGGACCTTGGTGATGTCGGTGCGGTCGGTCTGTTCGAAGATGCCGCCGATGACGACTGTGCCGCCGTTCTCGACCAGCACCTGCGTCTTGACGTGCTTGGTGTCGATCGCGAAACCTGCAGCAGTGGCCTGCCCGACGCTGTCCTTGTTGACGTCGACGTCCAGCATGACGCTGCCTTCCGGCGTGATCTGCGGCGTGACTTCCAGCTTCAGGTTGGCCTTGCGGAACTGCAGCGCCGTCGCTCCACTGGACGTAGCGGTCTGATACGGCAGTTCCGTGCCCTGCTCGATCAGCGCCTTCTGCTGGTCGGCCGTCACGACACGCGGGCTGGAGACGACCTTCCCCTTGCCATCGGCCTCCAATGCTGAAATCTCCAGGTTCAGGAACCGGTTCGACGAAGCACCGAAGAGAGACAGCGCGAACGAAGCCGGGTTGTAGCCGCCTTGTCCGACAGCCGGCAGCGTCACGAACGATGTGTCGCTGAAGTTAAGCGTATCGGTCTGCAGGGTCTGCCCGGCCACGGCGTTCATGTTGCCGCCGACAGTCACACGCGTATCGCCCGACACCGTGTAGCCGGGCAATCCACCGCGCTGACCGCGCAGATCCAGCGCGCCGAGCTTCACGCCGAGCGAGCTGCCGAATTTGTCGTCCGCGATGACGATGCGCGCTTCGATCAGAACCTGCCGCACGGGCACGTCGATCTTGCTGATCATCATCTGCACTTCTTCGAGCTTCGAGGGCGTGTCGCTCACGAACAGTTGATTGGTTCGCGTTTCGAATATCACGCTACCCCGCGGCGAGAGGATCTTGGTCGCGTTACTGCCGCCGCCGCCCTGGCCGCTCAAGCCTTTGGCCAGTTCTTCGGCCTTGGCGTAGTTGAGCTGGAACGACTGCGTGCGAACCGGTTCCAGCGCGGAGATCTGCGCCTTCGATTCCAGGTCGACCTTCTCCTTGGCCGCCAGCTCGTCCTTGGGCGCGATCCAGATCACGTTGCCCGACTTGCGCAGGCCCAGTCCCTTGGCCTGCAGGATGATGTCGAGCGCCTGGTCCCAGGGCACGTCCTTCAGGCGCAGCGTCACGTTGCCGGTCACCGTGTCGCTGGTCACCACGTTGAAGTTGGTGAAGTCGGCGATCACCTGCAGCAAGGCGCGGACTTCGATGTTCTGGAAGTTCAGCGAGAGCTTCTCGCCGGCGTAACCCGGACCTTGCGTGAGCTTGTTCGGATCGACCTTCTGGGGTCGCACTTCAAGCACGAACTGGTTGTCGCTCTGGTAGGCGCTGTGCTCCCAGTTGCCCTTCGGATTGACCGTCATGCGAACCCGGTCACCCTGCTGCGCGGTGGTGATGGATTGCACCGGTGTGCCGAAGTCCGTCACGTCCAGGCGGCGACGAAGATTCTCGGGCAGCGTCGAGCGAAGGAACTCGACGATCAGGCTTTGGCCTTGCTGGCGGATGTCGACGCCGACCTGGTTGTTGGCCAGCTCGACAACCACTCGCCCGGCGCCGTCGTTACCGCGGCGGAAATCGACGTCCTTGAGTGCCAGCTGGTCCTTGTTCAGGCTCTCGGCGAAGCGCACCGGTTCGGGTGACGCGGCCTGGGCCACGGCGGATGTGCCGGTCGGCTCGAGCACGAGCAGCAGTGTCTTGCCCTGCAACTGGGCCTTGTAGCTGGACGCCTGCTTGAGATTGAGAACCAGCCGCGTGCGCTCGCCCGCCTGCGCCACGTTGACGCTGCGCAGATTGCCCTGGTTGACCTCGACCGATGACCGCCCGAGCGCGTTGGTCACGCCCGGTAGGTCGATGGCGATGCGGGGCGGCGTCTGGATCGTGAATCCGGCGGGAACAGCGGCCAGCGGCTCGCTCAGTTCGATCCGGACCACCTCGGCAGTACCTTGCTGCGTGCTGTTGATCGACTGGATGGCGTTTTGGGCCCAACCCGCCAACGGCGCGCCGATGCCCAACACGAGTGCCAGTGCGCGAACGCGCCACATGCTCATGATCCGATTCTCCTGGTTGCTCTTCATCGCGCCTTCTCCTGGAGTTGGAGGGCGCTGGCGCGCTCGATCCACTCGCCTGCCGCGTCCTGGACGATCTCCCGGAGCGTCACGTCAGTCTCCGAGATCTTGGTGATCTTTCCGTAGTTCTGGCCGAGGTAGTCGCCCTGCTTGACCTGATAAAGCAGGTTGTCCACCCGCAGCAGGGCATATGGCCGCCCGGAGCGGTTCACGCTGCCGACCATGCGCATGCTGTCGAGCGGGTAAGCCTCGAGCGGCTCCTTGCGGCGGTTGATCTCCGCGGCGAGCAGCGAATTGGGCTGCCGGGCTTCCTGCTTGAGGGCGACCGTGAGCTTCTGGGCACTGAACGGCTCGACTCCGTTGAGGGCGACATACGCCTGCGGCGAAAACTTCTTGGGTGGTGTGAGCGGCGTCACGTTGGGCTTGACCTCGCGGCGCTGCTGCTCCATCCACTGGCTCAGCTCTTCTTGCTCGGCGCCGCAGCCGACGAGCGTGGCCAGGGCGATCACCGCCATTGCGGGCCGCACGATCCCGAGATTCACTGCCTTCATTTCTTGGCCCCCGCTGCGCCGGCCTTGGCCGCAGCCTTGGCCTTCTCAGCCTTCTGGCTCTCGACCTCGGACGGATCGAGGTAGCGGTAGGTGCGCGCCGTCGCTTCCATGCCAAGTGTTCCATCCGTTCGATTGACTGAAGCGATGTTGAGGTTGTGCAGCGTCACGATGCGCGACAGGTTCGAAATGTCTGCAGCAAAAGCCCCGATATCGTGATACCGCCCAGAGACCTTGATGGAGATCGGCAACTCCGCGTAGTAGTCCTTCACCACCACGCTGCCAGGGCGGAAGAGTTCGAATTGCAGCCCACGCCCGATACCGGCCTGATTGATGTCGGAGAGCAATGCATCCATCTCCGCCTTGCCCGGCAACTGCTTCTCGAGTTGGGTCACGTATTCCTCGACCTGCAGCTTCTGCTTGCGCAGTTCACCCAGGTTGACTGCCTGACCCAGCTTGCCGCGGTAGTCGGTCTTGAGAGCGGTCTCCTTGGTGCGCTCCGCCTCCAGCGCGTCGTGCGCGTCAGTCAGGAGCAGGAACCAGCCTAGCACCACCATCGCCAGCGCCAGACCCGTCCAGGTCATCAGCTTGGGCAACATCGGCCATTGGCCGGGCTCGTTCGGGTTCAGTCCTCGGAACTGCGACGCCGCGCCCTCGAAAACCGAGTTCAGATCGACGTTCATGCCTCGCTTGGTTGCCATGACGTCCTCACACCTTCTTTGCTACTGCAGCCGGGATCGACGCGGCGGCCGCCGGAGCCGCAACCGGCGCCGACGCGGCGGCGGGTGCCGATGCGGTGTCCTGCGGACGCTTCACGTTCAGGCGCATCGAGAACTCGAACAGTTGACGCTGCTCGCGGTTCGCGCCCTGCGCCGTGGTCGACTTGCTCTCGACCAACTCGGGCTTGATCAGCCACTCCGAGCTGTAGGCCGTGTTGCGCAGCAGTTCGGAGATTCGCTCCTGGGTCTGCGCGATGCCCGCCACCGTCAGCGCCTGTCCGTCCTGCTTGATCGTCTTGAAGTAGATGCCTTCGGGCGTCTGCTTGACCAGTTCGTTGAGAAGGTGGACGGGCACGTTGCGATCAAGCTGAAGGTCTTCAACCGCCTTCTGGCGCGCCTTCAGGGACTCGATCTCGGCGCGCAGCGTCGCGATGTCCTTGATCTGGACCTCGAGCTTCTTGATCTCGGCGGTGAGGAACTCGTTGCGCTGCTGCTGCACCGAGGTGAGCTGCTGCACCACGAGGTACCACACGCCCACGACCGCCAATCCGGCTGCCGCAGCGACGCCGAGGCCGGCGAAGAACGCGACCTTCCTGCGCTGGCGCCTTTCTTCCCGGTGGGGAAGCAGGTTGATCAGAATCACTGCAGGAACCTCCGCATCGCCAGGCCGCAGGCGGTCAGGTAGGACGGCGCCTCGCGGCGCAGCTTGCTTTCACGCACCGCGGAACCCAACTTCATGTTCTCGAACGGGTTCACCACCATCGAGGCGAAGCCGGTGAGTTCGGTGACACGGTCCTTCAGCCCCGGCAAGGTGGCCGTGCCACCGGCCAACATCACGTAGTGGACCTTGTGATGTGGCGTGCTGGTGAAGAAGTACTGCAGCGCGCGCCCGATTTCCTGCGACAGGCTGTCGACGAACGGCGCGAGCAAGGTGCTCTCGTAGTCTTCCGGCAGGTCGGCGGCGAGCTTTTTCTGCTCGGCCTCCTCGAACGAGAAGCCGTACTGGCGCGAGATCAGCTGGGTGAGCTGGGAGCCGCCGAACGCCTGGTCGCGGTCGTAGAGCATCTCGTCGTCGCGCAGCACCTTCAGGCTGGTCGTATCGGCGCCGATCTCGAACAGGGCCACGAGCGCATCCTTGCCCTCGCTGGGCAGGCCAGCCACCACACGGCTCATGGCCAGCCGGGAGGCGTGCGATTCGATGTCGAGCACGGTCGGTTTCAGGCCCGCGGCTTCGGCCAGGCCTTGACGGTCCTGCACCCGGTCCTTGCGCGACGCAGCGATCAACACCTCGACGTCTCCGACGGAGGTGGGGCTGGGACCGATCACGCAGAAGTCCAGGCTCACTTCATCCAGTGAGAACGGGATGTACTGATTGGCCTCGGACTCGACCTGAAGTTCGAGCTCTTCTTCACGAAGACCCGCCGGCAGCATGATCTTCTTGGTGATCACGGCCGACTGCGGCATGGCCATCACCACTTGGCGAGTCTTGGTGCCACTCTTGGCCACCACCCGTTTGACGGCTTCCGCGACCTCATCGAACTTCTCAATCTGGCCGTCGGTGATCCAGCCCTTCTCGAAGCTCTCGGCGGCAAACCGCTCGAGCACGTATTCGCCGTTTGCGGTCTGGCCGAGCTCCACCAATTTCACGCTGGACGAACTGATGTCCAACCCGATCATCGGCGAGTGCTTTCGGCCCAGCAAGGTGTCAAGGAAGCTCACGACGCCTTTCCCCCCAGCGCTGCAAACGACGCGCCGGACTGTTAATAAGTTACTTCAATGCTAGCAGTAAAGCCTTTGAGCAACAAAGAAAAATGCCCCGCGCAACCCCTCCGCTCGTTGCAAAACTCACACGAGGCGCACCGCCTTTGTAAGGGTGTCTCAAGTCTGCCCTTCTGCCTTATCGGCAGCTTCCGTCCGGACCTTCGTTCCGTGACAAATTGATGCATGCGGTGCTTTCTATAATGAGTTTCGGCTTCGACGGAGATCCATGACCGATTCAGAGCGCCCTGCCGAGGGTGCCCCAGTTTCCCGAGGCTCCGGCGCCTCCGCCCTGCCAGCTTGGGCAGCGTGGCCCGTGAAGGCCCTGCTGGCCCTGGCCGGGCTCACTGCGGCTGCGGTGGCTTCCGTGCTGATCCTGGTGGCGATTGCGCTGGCCGTCGCCTATCCCAACCTGCCGGAGATCAGTGGTCTGACCGACTACCGTCCGAAGCTGCCGATGCGCATCTTCTCGGCCGACGAGGTGCTGCTCGGCGAATTCGGCGAGGAGCGGAGAAGCTTTGCGCCGATCGCGGAGATTCCGAAGGTGATGCAGCAAGCCGTGCTTGCCATCGAGGACGCGCGCTTCTACGAGCACAGCGGCGTCGACTACAAGGGCGTGCTGCGCGCCGGCCTGGCCCACCTGAGCGAGTCGCGAAGTCAGGGTGCCTCGACCATCACCATGCAGGTGGCGCGCAACTTCTACCTGTCCACCGAGAAGACCTTCACCCGCAAGATCTACGAGGTGCTGCTGGCACTGAAGATCGAGAGCCTGCTCAGCAAGGAGCAGATCCTCGAGGTCTACATGAACCAGATCTTCCTCGGACAGCGGGCCTACGGCTTCGCCGCCGCCAGCGAGATCTACTTCGGCAAGCCGCTGAAGGACCTGTCGATCGCCGAGGCGGCCATGCTCGCCGGGCTGCCGAAGGCGCCTTCGGCCTACAACCCAATCGTCAACCCGAAGCGGGCCACCGAGCGGCAGCAGTACATCATCGACCGCATGCTGGAGAACGGCTTCATCACCGCCGAACAGCACGATGCCGCCAAGGCCGAGACGCTGCGCTACCGCACCCAGAGCGAAGTCGCAGTGCATGCCGAGCACGTGGCCGAGGTCGCGCGCCAGCTGATCTTCAGCCAGTACGGCGCCGATGCCTACACCCGCGGCCTGAACGTCTACCTGACCCTCGGTTCGACCGAGCAGATGGTGGCCTACCGCGCCCTGCGCAAGGGCATCATGGATTTCGAGCGGCGCCAGGTCTATCGCGGGCCGGAGGCTTACGTCGATCTGCCAGCGAACCCGAAGGACCTGGACGCGCGCGTCGCCGAGGCGCTGCAGGACCACCCGGACAACGACGAATTGAAGGCTGCCGTCGCCCTCGAGGCCAGCCCGAAGAAGGTGGTGGCGGCGCTGCAGTCAGGCGAAACGGTCACCATGACGGGCGATGGCCTGAAGCCCGCCACCTCGGGGCTGGCAGAAAAGGGCAACCCGAAAACGGCCATCCGGCGCGGCGCGGTGATCCGCGTCATCCGCGGCCCCAAGGGCGACTGGAGCATCACGCAGCAACCCGAGGTGGAAGGTGCCTTTGTCGCGCTCGATCCGCGCAGCGGCGCGATCCGCGCGATGGTCGGCGGCTTCGACTTCTCCAAGAGCAGCTTCAACCACGTCACGCAGGCCTGGCGCCAGCCGGGTTCGAGCTTCAAGCCGTTCATCTACTCCGCCTCGCTCGAGAAGGGCTTCACGCCGGCGACGGTGATCAACGACGCGCCGCTGTTCTTCGACGCTGACGTGACCGGCAGCCAGCCCTGGGAGCCGAAGAACTACGACGGCCAGTTCGACGGTCCGATGTCGATGCGCCGCGGCCTGGCGAAGTCCAAGAACATGATCTCGATCCGCATCCTGCAGGCCATCACGCCGCAGTTCGCGCAGGACTGGGTCACGCGCTTCGGCTTCGAGGCCGAGAAGCACCCGGCTTTCCTGACGATGGCGCTCGGCGCCGGTGCGGTGACGCCGCTGCAGATGGCCACCGCCTATGGCGTGTTCGCCAACGGCGGCTACCGCGTCAGCCCGATGCTGATCAGCCGCATCACCGACAGCAAGGGCCGCGTTCTCAACGAGCCCAAACCCGCGCTGCTGGACGAGTCGGCACGCACGCTGGAAGCACGCAACGCATTCGTCATGACCAGCCTGCTGCAGGAAGTGACGCGATCGGGCACGGCAGCCAGCGCGCAGGCCCGCCTCAAGCGGCCCGACATCTACGGCAAGACCGGCACCACCAACGACTCGAACGACGCCTGGTTCGCCGGCTGGCAGAAAGAAGTGGTCGCAGTCGTCTGGATGGGCTACGACACGCCGCGCAAACTGGGTGACCGCGAAACCGGCGGCGGCCTGTCGCTGCCGGTGTGGATCGACTACATGAGCGTGGCGCTCAAGGGAGTGCCGGTGTCCGAGCCCGCCGCACCGCCGGGCGTGGTGAACGTGGGCGGCGAGTGGTACTACAACGAGTATGCCAACGGCAGCGGGGTCAACAGCCTGGGCCTCGAGGAGCCGGCCGCGACCACCGAGCCGCCGGTCGAGGAAGAGCGCAAGGGCATCCTCGACCTGTTCAAGCGCTGACGGCCGGCTCGAAGCGCAGCGGCCGGCCGGCCTGCTCGCTCGCGCAGGCCGACAGGGCCTCGAAGAACTCGCGGCCGTCGCGCGTATCGCGCCAGGCACCCTTCGCGTACTTGTAGTGGAAGCCGCCTTGGCGTGCCGCCAGCCACATCTCGTGCAGCGGCGGCTGCGTGTTGATCACGATCTTGCTGCCGTTGGGGAAGCCGAGCTCGAGCAGACCCCCGGTACGGTGCGTGTCGATGTCGACGACATCATCCTGCAACCATTGGTCGACCGTGGATTCGATGCGGGCGAGCATCGACGCGGTGATCGAATGGAACTCGGTGTCGTTCAGGGGCGTGGGTTCGAAAGGTGCGTTCATGGTCGATAGAATCCCGGCATGCTGCAGTGCAAGACCAGTGTACCGACGCCGACGCGCCGCGTCGTCTCCGCCCGCCCTCACGGCCTCGTTGTCATTGCCGCCGGCCTCGCGCTGGCAGGCCTGTCGGCCTGCGGCCAGAAGGGCCCGCTGATCGCGCCCAAGCCCGCCACAGCCGCGTCCGCGCCGGCTTCGCGATGAAGCTGCCCGGCGCACCGCACGTGGCCTACCGCGGCCACGAACTCTTCATCGAGGGCTGCGCGCTGAACGCACTGGCCCGGCAGTTCGGCACGCCGCTGTACGTCTATTCGCGCTCAGCCATGCTGGAGTCGCTCGCCGGCTACCAGCGTGCGCTGGCCGGCCGCGACCACCTGATCTGCTATGCGATGAAGGCGAACAGCAACCTCGCGGTGCTGCAGACCTTCGCGCAGGCCGGCTGTGGCTTCGACATCGTCTCGGGCGGCGAACTCGAGCGCGTGCTCGCCGCCGGCGGCGACCCGTCGCGCGTCGTGTTCTCCGGTGTGGGCAAGACCGCCGCCGAGATGTGCCAGGCCCTGGCCACCGGCGTGTCCTGCTTCAACGTCGAGAGCGAGAGCGAACTGACGCTGCTCTCCGAGGTGGCCCAGGGCATGGGCCGCCAGGCGCGCATCAGCCTGCGCGTGAATCCGGATGTCGACCCCAAGACCCACCCCTACATCTCGACCGGGCTGAAGGGCAACAAGTTCGGCGTCGCGCACGATCGCGCCGCAGAGATCTACCGCCATGCCGCGGCGCTGCCGGGCCTCGAGGTGGTCGGCATCGATTGCCACATCGGCTCGCAGATCACAGAGATCGGCCCCTACCTCGACGCGCTGGACCGCGTGCTCGACCTGGTCGAGGCCGTCGAGGCGCAGGGCATCAAGCTGCACCACCTCGACCTGGGCGGCGGCCTGGGCATCACCTACACCGACGAGCAGCCACCGGAGGCCGAGACGCTGGTGCGCTCGTTGCTCGCGCGCATCGACGCACGCAGTCATGGGCACCGCAAGATCCTCTTCGAACCCGGCCGCTCGCTGGTCGGCAATGCCGGCGTGCTGCTGGCCAGCGTGATCTACCTGAAGCCGGGCGCCGAGAAGAACTTCTGCATCGTCGACGCCGCCATGAACGACCTGATGCGCCCGGCCATGTACCAGGCCTGGATGGGCATGGCGGCCTGTACGCTGCGCGACACGCCGCCGGTGCTGATGGACGTGGTCGGCCCGGTGTGCGAGTCGGGTGACTGGCTGGGCCGTGACCGCAGCCTGGCCGTTCAGCCCGGCGACGCGATCGCCGTGCTCTCTGCCGGCGCCTACGGCATGAGCATGGCGAGCAACTACAACAGCCGCGGCCGCGCCGCCGAGGTGATGGTCTCCGGCAACGAGGCCTGGCTAATTCGCGAACGCGAAACGCCGGCGGAGCTCTTCCGCGGCGAGCGCTTGCTGCCGACGCGCTGAGAACCGCGACTCAGATCCGACCTTCTTCCACCCCGTGGCAGGCGATGCGGATGCCGCCGAACATCTGCTGCAGCGGCCGCTCGCGGCGGCATCGCTCGTTGGCGTGCGGGCAGCGCGGGTGGAAGGAGCAACCGCTCGGCGGCTCCAGCGGATTGGGCACCTCGCC
Proteins encoded in this window:
- a CDS encoding penicillin-binding protein 1A produces the protein MTDSERPAEGAPVSRGSGASALPAWAAWPVKALLALAGLTAAAVASVLILVAIALAVAYPNLPEISGLTDYRPKLPMRIFSADEVLLGEFGEERRSFAPIAEIPKVMQQAVLAIEDARFYEHSGVDYKGVLRAGLAHLSESRSQGASTITMQVARNFYLSTEKTFTRKIYEVLLALKIESLLSKEQILEVYMNQIFLGQRAYGFAAASEIYFGKPLKDLSIAEAAMLAGLPKAPSAYNPIVNPKRATERQQYIIDRMLENGFITAEQHDAAKAETLRYRTQSEVAVHAEHVAEVARQLIFSQYGADAYTRGLNVYLTLGSTEQMVAYRALRKGIMDFERRQVYRGPEAYVDLPANPKDLDARVAEALQDHPDNDELKAAVALEASPKKVVAALQSGETVTMTGDGLKPATSGLAEKGNPKTAIRRGAVIRVIRGPKGDWSITQQPEVEGAFVALDPRSGAIRAMVGGFDFSKSSFNHVTQAWRQPGSSFKPFIYSASLEKGFTPATVINDAPLFFDADVTGSQPWEPKNYDGQFDGPMSMRRGLAKSKNMISIRILQAITPQFAQDWVTRFGFEAEKHPAFLTMALGAGAVTPLQMATAYGVFANGGYRVSPMLISRITDSKGRVLNEPKPALLDESARTLEARNAFVMTSLLQEVTRSGTAASAQARLKRPDIYGKTGTTNDSNDAWFAGWQKEVVAVVWMGYDTPRKLGDRETGGGLSLPVWIDYMSVALKGVPVSEPAAPPGVVNVGGEWYYNEYANGSGVNSLGLEEPAATTEPPVEEERKGILDLFKR
- the cyaY gene encoding iron donor protein CyaY is translated as MNDTEFHSITASMLARIESTVDQWLQDDVVDIDTHRTGGLLELGFPNGSKIVINTQPPLHEMWLAARQGGFHYKYAKGAWRDTRDGREFFEALSACASEQAGRPLRFEPAVSA
- the lysA gene encoding diaminopimelate decarboxylase produces the protein MKLPGAPHVAYRGHELFIEGCALNALARQFGTPLYVYSRSAMLESLAGYQRALAGRDHLICYAMKANSNLAVLQTFAQAGCGFDIVSGGELERVLAAGGDPSRVVFSGVGKTAAEMCQALATGVSCFNVESESELTLLSEVAQGMGRQARISLRVNPDVDPKTHPYISTGLKGNKFGVAHDRAAEIYRHAAALPGLEVVGIDCHIGSQITEIGPYLDALDRVLDLVEAVEAQGIKLHHLDLGGGLGITYTDEQPPEAETLVRSLLARIDARSHGHRKILFEPGRSLVGNAGVLLASVIYLKPGAEKNFCIVDAAMNDLMRPAMYQAWMGMAACTLRDTPPVLMDVVGPVCESGDWLGRDRSLAVQPGDAIAVLSAGAYGMSMASNYNSRGRAAEVMVSGNEAWLIRERETPAELFRGERLLPTR
- a CDS encoding lipoprotein, whose translation is MLQCKTSVPTPTRRVVSARPHGLVVIAAGLALAGLSACGQKGPLIAPKPATAASAPASR